In the Telopea speciosissima isolate NSW1024214 ecotype Mountain lineage chromosome 6, Tspe_v1, whole genome shotgun sequence genome, GTTAACATTTAAGATGGAAGTGTTATTATATTATTACACCAAAGACATGTAGTTCAATAATTTTAGACCACATATATGCATACAGAGTATCTTGACCCATTCCAACTTGGACCCAGTTCAGAGGTTGCCGGGCCCAAGTTATTAGACCATTTGTAACATTGTCCTTCTTCCGGCCAATGCAGGGGTTTCAATGGGAAAATAATTTTTTCCGCATGAAGGCTTTCAAGAGGTCTTGTTGCAATGTTTGATTATCTGGACTTTTCCTCAAATGAGTTCTTATGTGGGGACATTTCTTAACGTCTATGCTAGAGATATAGCAGGACCATTGCAGGTCTTATTGTCACAAGTAAAGATTTCCACTTATTAAACAATGAAAATGTCGCTAGGAGCCTAGGATATGTTCTTCTACAGTAGGGTAGTGTCCTTTAGGATGGCCGGTCCTCACACCTTTACATCCTCATTCATTTTCTGATTAACTTCACTGATATCTCATTCAATATACTGTTAACAGACAAACAAATGTCTAAATCAGACTCTTAAATTCAAGtggaaagaagggggggggggttagtcATAGCCTGATAATAGTTCATTGCAAAGTCTCAAAATGGTGTTGCCTGAGACACAAACATTGGTTCGACACCCTTTGTGGCATATTATCTGGATTTTTGTGAAGTTTGAATATTTAATTTATCTCAAACCGAACATGAGATTAGAGTTGAAGAAGACAAGTGTTTTTGGGTGGGTTCTATTGAAGAAACATTTATTACCATCTTATTAAGTGAACTTTTATCATTTAAGGGTTGTGAGAAGGTAAATCCTTTCTTCTAGGGTAGCTTCGCCCTTTTGAGTAGTGGAATACCTGTCTGACAGGATGAATCCTTGAAgggtaaatatatataaaaaaaacagtATTGCCTTTTGAAATGTTATAATTTATTTTAGTTAGTAGCCTACGCCATTCCAGACATTGCCTATAATCCATTTATAATATTCTCTCACATGCATCACTTACTGTAACTGCATTCTTTAATTGTGCACTTTTAGCTGGACAAAATTCTTTTAGAAAcatattatttaatatataaataCAGTTTATGAGTTTGTCTTTTTAAAGCTATTTCTTAATCATCTGTGATGGAGAACAATACAAGTATATCTATACCTCTGTTTTTGTTACATTGTCAGCATTTTAATGCTGATTTATTCTCTCTACATAATTCAGCTTATTTTATCTCATGGGAATTTGTTAGGAGTTGACAATACTTTTATGATGTTTAAGGGCATGGATCTTTATTTTAGAAGACATGACGGTCAAGCTGTAACATGTGAAGATTTCTTTGCTGCCATGCGAGATGCCAATTGTGCAGACTTCTCTAATTTCTTATTATGGTATGGATACGACCAGTCTTGTTATGCTGTTACTTCATGAGTTATCTGGCAGCTTATGGTTGTGGGTGGATTAAAATGCATTACAGGTACTCTCAAGCGGGGACACCCCTTGTGAAAGTTACTTCATCCTACAATGCTGAAGCACGGACTTATTCTCTAAAATTCAGGTACAAATATGAAGGCTTTTGTTGCAAATGTCTGTTTCTCAGTTATTTTCTCAGTTATTTGGCTCATGAAATCATTAATCACTTGCTTTTGAATGGAATTTGTCACAGTCAAGAGGTGCCATCAACTCCAGGGCAGCCAGTGAAAGAACCTATGTTCATTCCGGTGGCAGTAGGCCTCCTAGATaaaaatgggaaggatatgcCACTCATTTCTGTGTATCATGAAGGGATGCTGCAGTCAGTTGAAAAGAATAGTCAACCTGTTTTCACTACAGTACTCCAAGTGAAAAAGGTTAGCGCTATGTTCTCTAGATGGCATGCTGTGTCTGCTCTATATGTTAAAGGTTCATAATTTGAAACTCTGTGCCTAGGCATGGTTGCATGTGTGAGATATGTCTCTGACTAGCATGTTCAGCATCGCTCATGCCTTGTCTCATATTCTCATGGTCACTGCTTGGAAGTGGGGAGGAGAGGGATATGTAATATATGTGAAATGCCACTGATACCCCCATCCTTCAACATAAATGGTTAGAATCACTTGTCCATTTAGGAGATTTGAAGGATCAATACTACTTGCGATAGAAAATGGTGAATATGCTTTTGATTTTCATTGGCGATCAGAGACTGAAGTTACATATGTAGTATTCTCTATGGCATTGATTGAATTTGTGCATTGCTATTAAACTATGTCGAATTGTGGAACTTCTTCTGGTCCTCATTAATACCTAAAATGATTTTTCCTGTGGTGTTAATTTATCTTGTGTTTTGTTAATAagcagaaggaagaagaattcATATTCTCTGATATACCTGAGCATCCAACTCCATCTCTTTTACGGGGTTACAGCGCTCCTATCCGTCTTGATTCTGATCTTACTAATAGTGACCTGTTTTTCCTGCTTGCTCATGATTCGGATGAATTCAACCGGTATGTCTTTTCtagatttttttccctttgctATTTTTGGAGGgaagaatctttttttttttggtgacaaCATGATCAGTTGTCGGTGTgctataataataattaattttttttttctttcttcagttGGGAAGCAGGTCAGATATTGGCAAGAAAGCTGATGCTCAGCTTGGTGGCTGATTACCAGCAAAGCAAAGAGTTGGTTCTTAATCCGAAATTTGTGCAAGGGATCAAAAGCATACTTTCTGATTCAAGCTTGGATAAAGTACAtggagggagaaagaaaagcCCAGTTGTTTTGTTTCGGAATTTTGAGTTTCCATTGAATCCAAAATTGAATCTACCAttcactttaatttttttttaaatcttctaGGAATTTATTGCCAAGGCGATAACTCTGCCAGGGGAAGGGGAGATAATGGACATGATGGAAGTCGCAGATCCTGATTCTGTGCATGCCGTTCGGACTTTCATTAAGAAGAAACTCGCTTCAGAACTAAAAGCAGAGTTTCTCAGCACAGTAAGTTGGCGATAGTGTTCATTACTTTTTCATGTTTGATGTCTTTACATCAATTAACTTGCACATGTATATTAACAGGTTGAGGGAAGCAGAAGTTTAGAGCCCTATGTATTTGACCATCATAATATGGCCAGGCGAGCTCTGAAGAACATTGCTCTGGGTGTGTGTCATTGGAAATTTAACTGTCCAAGATGGACTTCTTTCTACACACTTATTCTGCTGTTTATGCGTTtgtgctttttcttttttatttatttttgctaatttattattttactttgtGTAGCCTACCTCGCATCACTTGAAGATCCAGAAACCACCGAGCTTGCTTTGTACGAGTACAACTCTGCTACGAACATGACTGAACAGTTTGCAGCTTTGGCAGCTATTGCCCAGAGTCCTAGTAAAACCCGTGATGATGTGCTTGCTGATTTCTATAGCAAGTGGGAGAATGACTTTTTGGTGAGTTCAGACCCAGTTCCAACATTATTAGAATTATCCTAGTGCTTTGCAAgttatctttctcttttttgggtCCTTCTCCCCTCctggccccaaaaaaaattttagtaGTAGCATTGAGGTTTGTTCTCTGTAATTGGTGCGTGCTAATTCTTTGAGACCGTCCCAacttgtgtgacccatttgttgGTATAAAGAGCAGAAGTatccttgaatcgatacctctttagAAGTAGTCCTATAATTATGTACTATCCTTGAGAAGCCTTCCTTTGTGGTTGGCTTACCAAATGGATGCGGCAATATGTTAAATATATACAAATGATGAAAATTGCATAAATCTTCTATCCTATTAAGTTCTCTCTgtgtgattttattttattctctttggGAATGTAATCTTTTGGGTGGCCCATGTAGGTATGTACCTAAGGGAGCATATATAGAAAAATGAGTAAAGTGGGATACAATCCTGGGACCTAGCTATAACCAGCATAGGTCCTTGTCAACTGAGCTAGCCGAAAACTTCTTGTTTCTTGAATTTACTATTATGCATGTTCTAGACACCACTACTGGTGTTATACTCATTATCCCACATAAGTCGATTATATTTTCTGCACTTATAGCTTGAAGTCCTGTATATTTTTTTCAGCTACATAAGCTCATGTAatactttcttttattttttgcaaaCCCGATATAAATGCTGGTTTCTAAAAATGCTGATGTACGGTTCTTTGTGAGAGTTGTATTCAAATGCCTTGAATATAGCCCATTATCATTAGGATGAGGTTTTATACCTTGCATACATCACAATTTATCCTCCTGGTTGTGATGGTTGTTGTTACCACAGAAGTAGGAAAAAGCAAGCAAGCTTGTAACATTTTTCATCTTTATCTTCAGGTTGTGAATAAATGGTTTGCGCTACAAGCCACATCAGATATTCCTGGAAATGTTGAGAATGTCCGGAAACTCTTGGAGCATCCTGCATTCGACTTGCGCAATCCAAACAAGGTGACCAATAATCTGAGGGCTAgtatttttatgtatatatatgtatgttaTATTTGATCGTTAATTACTCAACGGCACGAATCAAAGCAGAAGTTGCAGAACTCAGCGGGTGGTCACCACTCACCATAACAGAAACAGTTTCCATTGTCAGATGAGAAAGTCATACtttgattgggggggggggggttggaaaGAGGTTAATAATTCTGAACAATGGATTGAAGATTATGATGCAGTAGTCCAATACAGTGTATTATGCAGTTGAAATAGGACCACAATTAGTCATGAGGCTAATGGAGAGAACCACATGACTTCATCATTAGATGGCCACATGCTCTTCATACGGCAAAAATAGATGCCCGTCAAGGAAACCCTCTCGCACTTGTTCTTAATTTGGCATTCTGTTCATGAATCAGGTGTACTCACTGATTGGAGGATTTTGCGGATCTCCTGTGAATTTCCATGCTAAGGATGGATCAGGCTACCAATTTTTGGGAGATATTGTGGTGCGGCTGGACAAATTAAACCCACAGGTATTGGCGAAAGATAATAAATACTCTTGAATCATGAGACACCTCCTTGAAGATGTGCACTTGAGTTAAATACAAACTGTGTTTATTCACTCTCTATTTTCCATGGATTAAAGGTGGCCTCCCGCCTGGTATCAGCGTTCTCAAGATGGAGGCGTTACGATGAGACCAGGCAAAACTTTGCCAAGGTGAGATTTCTTCTACTTGATCTCATCCTTTATCTGTGTTTTAACTTACAAGACAACGTTATTCAAAAGTAGAAGTGATTTTTATCTTGGAAGGGGTTAGTATTACTACAATGTTAAATGTTTAATTGGTTAGCTTCTAGGAAGGGAGGAAAATCTGAAGTTTTCATGTTTAAAGCATGTTCCTTTCCTGTGCAGGCACAACTAGAGATGATAATGTCCACCAATGGATTATCAGAGAACGTATTTGAGATTGCGTCAAAAAGCTTAGCCGCTTGATTGCACTATGGAAACTGGTTTTCCTTGCTATTCCATCAattccccccccaccccacatATATTGACGTCTCGactttatattttttgttaAGATAATTTTGAGAGTTATATTTTGCTAACAATTTGGCCACGATAATTTAATAGACCAAATCTATAGACAACCGTTGTGGGTGTGCTTCAGACACCAGAGAGATTGATTTCTGAGCTTGACCATGACCTAGCTTCCCTTCCAAGCTCTATTCGATTCTTTGGGCAAAAGTGAAAAGAGCTTAATGGCAAAACAGTATTCTTGTGGATGAATCCACAACATCTCCATAAAATTTTGGAGCGGTTGCCACCGTCAGATATTAATTTAATCTCTCGTAGTTGCTACCTGATTGTTTTAATTAAATTCTAAAAGAGGCAGTTAATAGATGCACCTCTCCTGGTTACTGTCATACCAACTCTTCAAACCCtttacccaaaataaataaactctTCAAACAAGTTTACACAGCTCCCATGTCTCTCtctagagatgtaaacggatcgaattcggtacGGCTATGCCACTATCCGTATTCGATATCGATAATTAAGTTATTATCcgaatttgtttctatttcgATAATTGAGTTGGTATCCGAATTTGTTTCTGTATCCGTCGGAGAAGTAAATATAATTTTCGAATTTGAATTCATTTTTGTAACGGATATTTGATATATTTAGATATCCGTTTCAAAAATTGCAGTTGCAGAGAAGAAAGGGGATGTAGCTGCTGGATGTCTTAGCTGGTTGGCTCCTCTTTTTCCTGGTGAATTCTGCTGGTCTTTTTTtgataatgagagagagagagagagagagagagagagagagagagagctcctTCCCCGGCCTGCGAGAGATTCATCTTTATTTGGAACAGTGAACAACAGAGATCAAAACGAATGAATTAACTAAAAATTCTAAAGCTGTCGTCCACTATCTCCAATCCATTGGTTTTTCTAAATGTTAAATTATCTTAGTGCGTAATTAGGGTTGAGCACTTGAGGTCTTTACtcttttctttacttctttttatcCTACGGTTCAAATTTAACCTTTAAATTTGGTCTTGAGATTggcaaaaagaaacaaattgaCATGAATGATGTATCACATGCTCTACGCTATTaatgtaataaaattaataTTCTCAAAACTTGATATCCAATATTgtgaatattttattattattttaccaaaaacatatatatattttattaccaTTGGATAGCTAAATAAATTGGATAAAAATCGGTCATCAACTAGGATTATCAttttcgtatccgattagtttctggatggatttggatagtttCCGAATAGTATTTTTTTCGAATATGGATTCTGCTATTACTATCAGAGAGCTAAACAAATCGGATAAAAATCGGTCCTCAACTAGGATTATCATATTAATATCCGATTAGTTTCCGAACGAATTCGGATAGTTTCCAAATAGTATTTTTTTCGAATACGAATTCTCCTAAATGAATATGAATATTGATCGAATAcagattttcgactatccgttgacggAACCCCTCGcccatccccaaaaaaaataaaacatctgTACGTGAGTGTGGCCAATGCACAACCCAGATGCAAGATGAACTGAATTGAATGTCCCACCCCCTAAAAATCCTGctcctattgatgcttctgCACGTTTCCATTTGCCTTGTGCCGGTGTAGTTGTGTAGAGCCCCCACTCCTAGATAGAGAAagcatttccaaaaaaaaaacctcgaATAATAAATCCATCGATTTTGCAATGTGGATTTTTTAATGGAATTAGGCCATTATTGTCATTTAAACACTTTTTGTATGTTTAAATGACATCCTGGCGTTTCTTGCAAAGCAAACTTGGAATTTGCTTACAAATCATTCTTCCATTTGGGCCAAATGTATGAAAGCTAAACTCAAGTCTTCTATTATTAAGCATGTTTTGAGGACGTCAACTCCTTTGCCCATCTCCTACTTGAACTTGATCATTGCTTTTGGGCTTAATGCATAATTTATTTTTGAcacgaaaaaagaaaaagaaaaatatattttttgatatGTAAAGTCGAATTTGGGAAATCAGTGGATTTGGTCCAATTGACTGGACCATTAATGCATCCTGATTCTAAAACATAACCCCCCCAATCTATAACCCCAACACCAAACTCGTATTATCAACTTTTAAAATATATAGCCAAATCTAGTTTTTTAATACAATCTAATCTAAACTAAAAGGGCATTgtggatgatatttttttttaattatgattTCCTCCTCCCTCACCTTGGAGTCTTTAATTTTTTCTGTTTGTTCCTTACATCTTGTAATATAGATGTCTTATGGATTTGATGGTCAAACAATAACTAAAAATATCATCCACAATTCCCTTTTAATAATAAATGATTCTGGGCTTCTCTGCTTTGTACCAACTCCCCTCCcacaaacacccaaaaaaaaaaagacacgtCATCTAGTTGATGACTCACATAAGATCACAAGGGACCAAATCTAGTTGATGACTCTTGAACAGAAAACTTTTTTCCATAAATTAGTCAATTAAGCAACCACCGTAGGTTGAAGAGAAACCCAATTCAACAATACTAACACTTATTTGTTCTCATGCATAGtaaatgataaattataatgggtAATGTTTcaatataataaagaaaagcCTGCCCTCCCAAGCAGAGAACAATTGCCTTAAAAAATTTAAGTATAAGGGAAATTGAACACGTCGTGCTGAAAGTATTTTTGGTTACAATATTTAGCCGTTTgaagttttctatttttttgatttgACTGAATGCTACCTACTAGATGATAAAGATCCGGGTCGAAACAAAAGTTTCGTCATTgtgcttatttttttttgtttgggtagcATTCATTCGGTTCTCCTCCAACCAAGCAAAAATAgaggtgtttgggtcatttcacagacATATCTCCCTATAAAGTGACAAAAACCCTCTTGTTTTATCTGGGGTGGCgtggctggatcctccagctcccgccataAGTAGAGCGGAATCGTGTTGCTTCTAAGCAACCTTCTTCTAATCAgtatttttatcctctcaagtgggCCAGTCATCATGACCTACtcttaataaataaatacctcGTCCAATGCCTGTaattctctgtctctgtctctctctctctcttcctctgcctcacagaacagaacagaacagaacagaagCGAAGCAGCAAGTAGTAGCAGCAAATGGCGTTGGAGGTGAAGGTGAACGTGGACTCGGCAAAAGATTTGGTGAACGTCAATGGGTGGCTCGGCCCCCCACTTCAAGGCTTTCACGGCCATAAAATTGGGTCCAAACCGTTTAGTGACCCAGGTGGATCAAAGAGGGAATACCCGTCCAGTGTGGAAGAAGGATCTTGTTGTCCCAATCCCTTCCCCTCTCAACAGATCCACAATACTCAATATCGGCACCTACCACCAATCCATTAATTCCTCGGGTGTGATCAAGAATATCAAAATAGGTAAACCACAACTCCGTCTCAAAGAGATCCTTGAATCTGTGGGTCTTGGACAGCCCCTCCATTACCGAACTTCTTCAGCTCAAGGAACTCGGCCCACCTCCTAACCAACCTAGCTCATCATTGATTCTGTGGAAATCTCCGTGCTTGTTCGACGATGAGCAAATGAGAGCACAAGGGTTAGATCTCGACGTcgctagtaaaagtgagatctACTCATCGGTATTTATaaagtgaggatgagatgaggcggttggagagtcctagtatggtaggagtccttttGAAGGCTCTAGAGTGGAGGAGAGCTCCGACCTTAttaggtaagagtccatgtcaGCCTAACCATCCTTATCCCTGGAGCGTGCTATCACTGATACATGAGATATATATATTATTGCATGCTCTGGTTCGATCGCTTTCCATTTATTTAGTTTTCTTTAAATTGAAAGTGGGAAGATTtatggatcctctacttccgcctgcccctacttccatGTGCGCCCTACACATGAGGtgcgcaaagaccgccttacccttgcctgaGCATCTTGCCCGAGCAGGGATAAGGCGATTTTTACGTGCCTCATTGTGTGGAGGGCACATatggaagtaggggcaggcggaagtagaggatgtcgatTCAGATTTATGTGGGCGGTTATAGGGGAGAGAGGTAGTGATGTGTCGTCGTCGAATGAAATGttgatttttccttcttttttttcatttttaattttttttggtttcctccttccttcttggcattataatttttatatttaaaagtCCTGGGAGCAATTGATGCAttaaaaagattctattttgatCAGGAGGATCAAAAGTACGATTCAATTCATTTTATGACACATGCATTTTGTTAAATCATGCCATCAGTGCCGAAAATAGTGGAAACGGATCCCATATCAGTTTTTTGGGAGGCTGATTCCATATTGGTTATACAAGGAATTTGGCATGGGTTGATATGGTCTTGGGTTCCTTCATCTTGTAAGTCGATTTATGAGGTTGGTTCTCCTAAGCTTTGTATCAGTAGTATTAGAGAAGCTTCTTAGATCATAATCCTCATGGAGAAGGGGCCACCTAGTGACAGAGTGAAGTCATTAGGAAAGGACTACTTGCCGCTAGAGAGAGACTATAGTAGAATGGAATCACTTAAAAAGAGCTTCCTAATCTGAAGTAGACCAATAGATGTCAATTTGAAAGGGTGCAAGTATACGGTATATTGCTAGCATACCCTGTCGTTTCATTCttttaatgaaaattgaaaatataaaatgaaaaaaagaattttgtcaaggagtgtggcctatgccaacactcccatgagtctatctctctcatccccatatgaaaagatacctctaCGATTccaccccttgttttgaggaggagagagatagacacaaggaagTGCTGATGTAGGCCATACTCctcttcttatattattcttGAGCAAATGCCTAAATCAGGAGGTTCATTAGTACTACTACaattcccaatacatgtatccctggtgcaggctccTAACCCTTTTCCGCGATACACTCATTTAGTTGTCCGAGAAGACTAGCCGACCCAACATACCAGTCCTTGGACAGCCCGACTAACATTCTATGTTCCTGGCCTAGAGAATCCTCACGAGCGCCCCCTACCTCTCAAACAAGCGAGACGCCCGACTTCTTCATTAAGCCCTCTATCTTCTCtcatatttcttctcttccacccttaatttctattttttttttcctattttctctttttctctgtccctattatctcttttgtttttttttattttattttcgattatccatgcACGTACCAAAAATCTTTGTCAATCTTATGCTTAAATGTATATCAAATACAAATTACCTAAACCTAATAATCCGTTCTTATTTAGCATATTAAAAGACTAGGGTaatttttaccccaaaaaaaaaaaaaaagaagacttgGGTTATACTCaagtcttctttttctattgaaAAAATCTTGCCGTAATCAACCTTCTACTTCACTAGCTTCCAACTTTCGAAGTCTACATTAAACAGAAACCACCACCTCGTCCAAcgcccctctctctccctctctcggtTCCGGGCTCTTCAATTCTCTCGTGCAGTCCTGCAAATGGCTTCGAATGGTCTGTTGGAGGTGAAGGTGAGCATCACCTCTGCAAAAGACCTCGTGAACGTCAATTGGGGGCACGGTCCCCTCAAGCCTTTCGCCATCGTCTGCGTGGGGCGAAACCGTTTAGCCACCAAGGTCGACCGCAGTGGCGACACCAGTCCCGTGTGGAACCAGAATCTtgttctccctctctcttcctctctgaACGACTCCACCATACTCAATATCGGTATCTACCACCAGTCCAATTCATCCAACCTCAACAATCCCAGAATCGGTAACGCAAACCTCCCTCTCAAGGAGATTGTCGATGATGTGGGATTTGGAAAACCCCTCCATTACCGTACTCTGCAGCTCTATGATCCATCCGGCAATTCGACGGGGAAACTCAACGTCACTATTGTCGTCCGCCGCTGCGCTTCACCCTCTGTGCCTGCAGTTGTTGCTCCCCCTGCCCCACCTAACTTGGTGAAGAATAGGCAGAAGCAGAGTATTTACGAATGTCGTCCTAGTCTCATCAGCCCTTCTTCAGCCAATCTCAAGGGGACTCTCGGCTGCTCCACTTCTACTACTGCCGTTCGCCACCACCTTGGTGCATCCTCTGCGCGTGCGGCTGCTCTTCCTTCCGCCCAGGCGCGGCTCACTAATAAGGGAGCACCTGGAAGTGGAACTACATATCCCATCAACTTGACTCAgaataatttcaatttttacttttttagcTAGACTAGAAAT is a window encoding:
- the LOC122663866 gene encoding puromycin-sensitive aminopeptidase-like isoform X1 — translated: MDTPKEIFLKDYKVPEYYFDSVDLKFSLGEEKTIVHSQITVFPRVEGASSPLVLDGQDLKLLSIKVNGKELKEGDFHLDSRHLILPSLPSARFTLEIVTEIYPQSNTSLEGLYKSSGNFCTQCEAEGFRKITFFQDRPDIMAKFTCRIEADKTLYPVLLSNGNLIEQGDLEGDRHFVLWEDPFKKPSYLFALVAGQLESRDDSFITRSGRKVSLSIWTPAQDIPKTVHAMYSLKAAMKWDEDVFGLEYDLDLFNIVAVPDFNMGAMENKSLNIFNSKLVLASPETASDADYAAILGVIGHEYFHNWTGNRVTCRDWFQLSLKEGLTVFRDQEFSSDMGSHTVKRIADVSRLRNYQFPQDAGPMAHPVRPHSYIKMDNFYTVTVYEKGAEVVRMYKTLLGSEGFRKGMDLYFRRHDGQAVTCEDFFAAMRDANCADFSNFLLWYSQAGTPLVKVTSSYNAEARTYSLKFSQEVPSTPGQPVKEPMFIPVAVGLLDKNGKDMPLISVYHEGMLQSVEKNSQPVFTTVLQVKKKEEEFIFSDIPEHPTPSLLRGYSAPIRLDSDLTNSDLFFLLAHDSDEFNRWEAGQILARKLMLSLVADYQQSKELVLNPKFVQGIKSILSDSSLDKEFIAKAITLPGEGEIMDMMEVADPDSVHAVRTFIKKKLASELKAEFLSTVEGSRSLEPYVFDHHNMARRALKNIALAYLASLEDPETTELALYEYNSATNMTEQFAALAAIAQSPSKTRDDVLADFYSKWENDFLVVNKWFALQATSDIPGNVENVRKLLEHPAFDLRNPNKVYSLIGGFCGSPVNFHAKDGSGYQFLGDIVVRLDKLNPQVASRLVSAFSRWRRYDETRQNFAKAQLEMIMSTNGLSENVFEIASKSLAA